The Acutalibacter muris genomic sequence GAGATGAACAACTGGAAATGGACACTGGGAGCTATCGGTTATATGTGCGGATTTGCGTATATCGCTTCCTTTGTGGTATACCAGATAGGCAGCGCCTTTATGGGCGGCTTTGGGGTTGGCACAGTGCTTGCGGCGGTGCTGTTGGCGGCTGTTGTCTACCTAATGGCCCGCAAAAATAAATACGACGACAATCATCTGGCGGTGAGCGCGGTGGCCGCCGCAGGGAAATAAGGGGGTTATTATATGCCGTTAACCACAGCGGTAAACCTGCCCACTATTATCATCGGGGCCATAGTCGCGGCTGTGTTCATCGTGATCATAGTCCGTGGCATACGCAGGCGAAAGCGGGGAGAGAGCGGCTGTGGCTGCGGCTGCTCGGGGTGTCCCAACAGCGCCCTGTGCCATGGAAAGAGTACAAATCAGAAATAGGCTGATACGTTTGGAGGGCCGTCCTGAGAGGGGCGGCCCTCCTGATATTCTGATAAATCCGGTCTCAAAGGTGGATAAAAACGGCCCTTGTATTTTGTGGCGGAATATGTTAAAATAACATGGAAATATGATATTCTGGGCGGAGTGTGCCGTTTCCGCCCGAAAAATGAGCAGTGGGGTAAGAAAATGTCCGAGAGACTCTGTATGAATTGTTTTTCCGAATACCACCCGGATATGGGTACCGGCCAATGCCTGAACTGCGGCTGGGACAACGGGAAGCC encodes the following:
- a CDS encoding FeoB-associated Cys-rich membrane protein, which translates into the protein MPLTTAVNLPTIIIGAIVAAVFIVIIVRGIRRRKRGESGCGCGCSGCPNSALCHGKSTNQK